Sequence from the SAR202 cluster bacterium genome:
CCATGACTGGAGCATTAAAAAATATTGATATCATTGGGACTAATAACCAAACCCTGAATAATAAATGGGAAGATGGCCCAAGAATGTATTTAGGATTATTAGCAAAAGGTTTCCCTAATCTTTTTACTATAACAGGACCAGGAAGCCCATCAGTTTTGAGCAATATGTTACCTTCGATTGAACAACATGTTGACTGGATAAGCGAATGTATTCAATATCTTAATGATAATGAGTTCACTCAAATAGAACCTACTATGGAAGCTGAAGAAGAATGGATTTCTCATGTGAATGAAGTTGCTGGAAAATCTCTGAGATCAACATGTGACTCCTGGTATGTAGGAGCAAATATTGCTGGCAAACCACGTGTATTTATGCCATATATTGGCGGTGTGCCTGCTTATAGAGAAAAGTGTGAAGAAATCGTATCTAACGGATACGAAGGTTTTAATCTTACTTAAACAGAAATAAATGGAGGAGTAATGGGAACATCTCGAATGTACACAGATAGTAACGGAGATACCAATTGGCAATCAATTGAGATCAATGATCATAAGGAATGGACTGATGGGTTTAATGCAAAAGATATAAAATTTGGCTATCGTCCGGCAAATGTAGAACAGGACTGGCATCCTGCTCCTCAAAGACAATTTGTAATCATATTATCCGGACAATTACAAATAACCTATCCTGATGGTACAAAAAGAGTTTTCGGAGAGGGAGAAGCAAGATTAATGGAAAATATCACTGGGAAAGGTCATAAAACTATGGCAATTGGTGATAAAGATTGTCTTACAGCTACTATAGTACTTGAAGATCAAAATGCTCCAATAGGTCTAATTTAATAAACATTTGAATGTTTAAACCTTTTGCAAATAGCTTTTATGGATGGAAAATTCTTAGTGGAGCTGTCGTTTGTCAGTTTGTTTCAATAAGTATTGGACAAATGGTAGCTGGAATTTTCCTTGATTCTATAACAAAAGAGCTTGATATCGCTGTATGGCAATTTTCAGCAACATTAGCAACTGCTAGTGTTGCTGGCGCATTCATCGTACTAACTATTGGGCCTTTAATTGATCGTCTAGGTTTAAGAAAAGTCATGCTTACGGGTATGATATTTTGCAGTCTGGGTCTATTTGGGCTTTCTCAATTATCAACCTTTATTCATTTTTTTATTTTTCAAATCATTACCAGTTCAGTTGGATGGATGTTATTTGGACCAGCGGTAGTAAATTCTGCAATAATAAAATGGTTCGTAGTAAGAAGGGGATTTGCCCTAGCTATAGGTTCTGTAGGTGTACCTTTAGCAGCGATTATCTCACCTATAATAATAACACCCATTGTAGACAACTACGGATTCAGAACCGGGTATATGGTACTAGCAATTGCTGTATTAATTATTATCACGCCTATTGCCTTAATGATGATACGTCAACCAGAAGATATCGGATTACTGCCTGACGGGATACCTTCAAACCAAGGATCTGATAACAATCTTTCAAAAATAGCCCTAGATAATCAACAAACATATACGCGTTCACAAGCTATAAAAACTTCTAGTTTCTGGCTTTTAGCTATTGGGTACGGACTAAACGCTGCGGCCTTAACCACTATTTCTCTTTATGCTATACCTTTTGCAACTGATATTGGATATACAAGGTCACTGGGAGCAATTGCTTTAAGCGTTAGCGGAATAGGAAATCTCAGCTCCAAAGTATTATGGGGATGGGGGTTACAAAGATTTGATGCAAGAAGGCTTGCAGGACTTGCATTATCCACCTCTGCAACAGGAGTTTTGTTAATGATTTTATCTAATAGTACACAAGAACAAATTTTTCTTCTCATAGGATTTTTCCTGTATGGATTTGGATTTGGTGCCACTATACCTGTAAG
This genomic interval carries:
- a CDS encoding MFS transporter, whose amino-acid sequence is MFKPFANSFYGWKILSGAVVCQFVSISIGQMVAGIFLDSITKELDIAVWQFSATLATASVAGAFIVLTIGPLIDRLGLRKVMLTGMIFCSLGLFGLSQLSTFIHFFIFQIITSSVGWMLFGPAVVNSAIIKWFVVRRGFALAIGSVGVPLAAIISPIIITPIVDNYGFRTGYMVLAIAVLIIITPIALMMIRQPEDIGLLPDGIPSNQGSDNNLSKIALDNQQTYTRSQAIKTSSFWLLAIGYGLNAAALTTISLYAIPFATDIGYTRSLGAIALSVSGIGNLSSKVLWGWGLQRFDARRLAGLALSTSATGVLLMILSNSTQEQIFLLIGFFLYGFGFGATIPVSEFLWSRYFGRRYIASIQSVGRPVTAILAIIGPIGAGVLYDISSSYIVAFFLVACVYLLGALSINISNNPPKLQNNA